In the Sporichthyaceae bacterium genome, GTGGGAGGACACCGTCGCGGCCGCTCAGGGCATCGTCGCCTGGCAGGACCCCGAGTCGTTGCAGGGTCGCGAGCCGGACGAGGTGCAGATCGAGGCGGCCTCGATGCTGCACGAGATCGCCGGCGAGATGTACGAGGCGCGGCTGAAGAACCCCACCGACGACCTGTTCACCGGCCTGGTGCAGGCCGAGATCGACGGCGAGCGGCTCGACGAGGCCCAGCTCGGCGCGTTCTTCGTGCTGATGTCAGTGGCCGCCACCGACACCACCAAGCACACCTCGAGCTTCGCGGTGCTCGGCATGACCAGACAGCCCGAGCAGCGCGCGTGGCTGCTGGCCGACTTCGAGGGCCGTCTCGGCACCGCGATCGAGGAGTTCATCCGCTACGGGACCGTGGTGATGACCTTCCGGCGCACCGCTGTCGTGGAGACCGAGTTGTGCGGGCAGCAGATAATGCCGGGCGACAAGGTGGTTTTCTTCTACGCCTCGGGCAACCGCGACGAGACTGCGTTCGAGAACCCGGGCGAGATGAACCTGGCCCGCGACCCGAACCCGCACTGCGGCTTCGGCGGCGGGGGCGTGCACTTCTGCCTGGGCAGCAACCTGGCCAAGTCGATGCTGCGGGCGCTGTTCACCGAGATCATGACTCGGATCCCGGACTTCCGGGCCACCAACCCGGTCTTCCTCGGCACCAACTTCATGCGCGGCATCATGCATCTCGATTTTGAGTTCACGCCGGAGAGTCAGCGGGCGACCGAGGCGGCGGGCTGATGCGCAGCGAACGTCTGGTCGTCGTCGGCGGTTCGTTGGCCGGGCTGCGGGCGGTCGAGGCCGCCCGCAAGGCCGACCCCGACGTGGCGATCACCCTGGTCGGCGCCGAGACCCACCTGCCCTACGACCGCCCGCCGCTGTCCAAGGAGTTCCTCGACACCGACGCGGACGTAGCCGGCGCCCCGGCCGCCCCGACTTTCCGCACCGAGGAGCACCTGCGCTGCGAGCTGGGCGTCGACCTGCGCCTGGACACCCGGGCCAGCGCATTGGCCTCGGACGGCCGGTTGCTGATCCTGGACGGCGACGCGATCCCGTACTCGGCCCTGGTGATCGCGACCGGCACCACCCCACGCACGCTGCCGGGGACCGAGGGGCTGGTCGGGGTGCACTGCCTGCGCACCCTCGACGACGCGATCGCGATTCGGGCCGCGCTGGATGCCGGGGCGCGCACCATAGTCGTCGGCGCCGGGTTCATCGGTTCCGAGGTGGCCTCGGCCGCGCGCAAGCGGGGGCTGCCGGTCACGGTGCTGGAGAGCCTGCCCACACCGCTGGTCCGGTCGGTCGGCGCGGCCACCGGCGCTGTGTGCGCCGAACTGCATCTGCGCAACGGGACCGACCTGCGCTGCGGGGTCGGGGTCGCGGCGGTGAACGGCACGGCCGGGCGGGTCACCGAAGTCGTGCTGGACGACGGGTCGGTGCTGCCCGCCGATCTGGTCGTGGTGGGCATCGGCGTCCGGCCGGCGACGGACTGGCTGGCCGGCTCCGGGATCGAGCTGGACGCCCGCGACGGCGGAATCGTCTGCGATGCGACCCTGGCCACGAACCTGCCCGGCGTCTATGCGGCCGGGGACGTCGCGCACTTCCCGCACCCGGTCTTCGACGGCCTGCGGCTGCGCCTGGAGCACTGGACCAACGCGGCCGAGCAGGGCGCGGTCGCGGCCCGCAACGCGTTGCACCCCGAGGCTGCCGGCCAACTGACCAAGGTGCCGTACTTCTGGTCGGACTGGTACGGCTCGCGGATCCAGTTCGTCGGGGTGCCGGTGGCCGACGAGGTCCGGGTGCTCTCGT is a window encoding:
- a CDS encoding cytochrome P450 → MTSNLIDEVDWDEGGDSAFIPATMENKPAYDEIDVSSSAFWKQEFAEQDRSFGVLRRERPVSWQRPVEDAVTPDPDDPGYWALTRLKEISEVSRNSETYISGQGVIFDMLPPLFLHMTQSFLAMDDPQHRKLRNLVSSAFTPKQVKRMEDKIKQTAKQLVDDIAEKGRIDFAVDLAEKLPMITFCEIMGVPRERWEDTVAAAQGIVAWQDPESLQGREPDEVQIEAASMLHEIAGEMYEARLKNPTDDLFTGLVQAEIDGERLDEAQLGAFFVLMSVAATDTTKHTSSFAVLGMTRQPEQRAWLLADFEGRLGTAIEEFIRYGTVVMTFRRTAVVETELCGQQIMPGDKVVFFYASGNRDETAFENPGEMNLARDPNPHCGFGGGGVHFCLGSNLAKSMLRALFTEIMTRIPDFRATNPVFLGTNFMRGIMHLDFEFTPESQRATEAAG
- a CDS encoding FAD-dependent oxidoreductase, which produces MRSERLVVVGGSLAGLRAVEAARKADPDVAITLVGAETHLPYDRPPLSKEFLDTDADVAGAPAAPTFRTEEHLRCELGVDLRLDTRASALASDGRLLILDGDAIPYSALVIATGTTPRTLPGTEGLVGVHCLRTLDDAIAIRAALDAGARTIVVGAGFIGSEVASAARKRGLPVTVLESLPTPLVRSVGAATGAVCAELHLRNGTDLRCGVGVAAVNGTAGRVTEVVLDDGSVLPADLVVVGIGVRPATDWLAGSGIELDARDGGIVCDATLATNLPGVYAAGDVAHFPHPVFDGLRLRLEHWTNAAEQGAVAARNALHPEAAGQLTKVPYFWSDWYGSRIQFVGVPVADEVRVLSSETGDERFLAFYRTGDRLTGALTIDRPAQIMKFSRLIANRAGWAEALEFAGGLAPVASS